In Planctomycetia bacterium, one DNA window encodes the following:
- a CDS encoding MFS transporter produces the protein MIRPYLELPRTVYVLALGSFINRAGAFFIVFLTIYLQDHLHLGERFATRTMGIFGLGAIVAALVGGHLADWLGRKRIMMVSLFGGAAVLCAFTTLTLSWQLQAAVFVFGFLGEMYRPASSAMVSDVTTTAQRPTAFALLYFSVNLGFAVGPVIGGEVVERFSFRAIFFADAATSAAYAVIILLAIRETIHLARAQAVQAPGSAASSDAQSGTAAAARNPAPRVDIGWRQALARLGRDRVFLVFCLATLCISMCYMQHLSTLPLFAREHGIGVKTYGRLIALNGTLIVLLQLPLTTMLRRFDRGRMIALSAVVVGAGFGLTAFAQKPTEFAGTIVIWTIGELMQLPFLSSVASDLAPADMRGRYMGVFGLCFSSANMIGAPIGGEILARFGGGYIWGGCFVLGLMSGALFLLIRRHLSIREATRPIVASP, from the coding sequence ATGATTCGACCGTATCTTGAACTGCCCCGCACGGTCTACGTCCTCGCGCTGGGTTCGTTCATCAATCGCGCCGGCGCCTTCTTTATTGTCTTTCTCACAATCTACCTGCAGGACCACCTGCACCTCGGAGAACGCTTCGCCACCCGAACCATGGGCATCTTCGGCTTGGGCGCGATCGTCGCGGCGCTGGTCGGCGGGCACCTCGCCGACTGGCTCGGCCGCAAACGCATCATGATGGTGAGCCTCTTCGGCGGCGCGGCGGTGCTCTGCGCCTTCACCACCTTGACACTTTCGTGGCAATTGCAGGCGGCCGTCTTCGTATTCGGATTTCTCGGCGAGATGTACCGCCCGGCCTCCAGTGCCATGGTCAGCGACGTGACCACGACCGCGCAGCGCCCGACCGCATTCGCCCTCCTCTACTTTTCCGTCAACCTCGGCTTCGCGGTCGGCCCGGTCATCGGCGGGGAAGTCGTCGAGCGCTTCTCCTTCCGCGCCATCTTCTTCGCCGACGCCGCGACCTCCGCCGCCTACGCCGTCATCATCCTGCTGGCCATTCGTGAAACGATTCATCTCGCGCGGGCGCAGGCAGTCCAGGCACCCGGCAGCGCGGCGTCAAGTGACGCTCAATCCGGCACCGCCGCGGCCGCTCGCAATCCTGCACCGCGCGTCGATATCGGTTGGCGCCAGGCGCTCGCTCGTCTCGGCCGCGATCGGGTTTTCCTTGTCTTCTGCCTCGCCACGCTGTGCATCAGCATGTGCTACATGCAGCACCTCTCCACGCTGCCGCTTTTCGCACGCGAGCACGGCATCGGCGTCAAGACCTACGGGCGGCTGATCGCGCTCAACGGCACGTTGATTGTCCTGCTGCAACTGCCGCTCACGACGATGCTGCGCCGCTTTGATCGTGGAAGGATGATCGCGCTGTCGGCGGTGGTGGTCGGCGCGGGCTTCGGGCTGACCGCCTTCGCGCAAAAGCCGACGGAGTTCGCGGGAACGATTGTGATCTGGACAATCGGCGAACTTATGCAATTGCCGTTCCTGTCGTCGGTCGCCTCGGACCTGGCGCCGGCCGATATGCGCGGGCGGTACATGGGAGTGTTCGGCCTCTGCTTTTCCAGCGCCAACATGATCGGTGCGCCCATCGGCGGAGAAATACTCGCCCGGTTCGGCGGCGGCTACATCTGGGGCGGCTGCTTCGTACTTGGGCTGATGTCCGGCGCGCTCTTCCTGTTGATCCGGCGCCATCTTTCCATTCGGGAAGCAACGCGGCCCATCGTTGCATCACCGTGA
- the rimO gene encoding 30S ribosomal protein S12 methylthiotransferase RimO: MSAPSVSFVSLGCPKNLVDSEKMLGLLAEAGCPIVSPDDRADVVVVNTCGFLSASREEAVGILRELADQKRAGELKRIVVAGCLVQRDGQGLVEAVPEIDALVGVNNRQDVVRAVLGGKPKHGAGSKAKAKAGAKSKSTAKSSSRSLPVVQPDTMPDLYLGDYHAASWTEQNRSDRARLRLTPTHYAYLRMSEGCNQKCTFCTIPSIRGPMHCKTPDEIMAEARELIDDGALELNLIGQDTTSYGQDIGYEPGLSGLLRTLNTLDGVRWIRLMYAYPSDFTDEMIDAIAQSEKIAPYIDIPLQHINDRVLKAMHRRVTRAQTETLLAKLRERIPGVAIRTTFIAGFPGETHAEFQELQRFIAEFGFEAVGVFPYSSEPGTPAHKMKGSIDPDIIEERVGALMQTQQEVAFRRNAAMKGREMLVMIDDFGRMEGPGCISVYPARHAGQAPEVDSVTLVQGGEYDPGEVVRVRITGHRDYDLLAAPVTIGLPVLHG, translated from the coding sequence TTGTCAGCGCCGTCCGTCTCATTCGTATCCCTGGGATGCCCGAAAAACCTCGTCGACTCCGAGAAGATGCTCGGGCTGCTCGCGGAGGCGGGCTGCCCGATCGTCAGTCCGGATGACCGCGCCGACGTGGTGGTGGTCAACACCTGCGGTTTCCTGTCGGCCTCGCGCGAGGAGGCGGTCGGCATCCTCCGCGAACTGGCCGATCAGAAGCGCGCGGGGGAGTTGAAGCGCATCGTCGTGGCGGGCTGCCTCGTTCAACGCGATGGACAGGGCCTGGTCGAAGCCGTTCCCGAGATCGACGCACTGGTCGGCGTAAACAATCGGCAGGACGTGGTGCGAGCCGTGCTGGGCGGCAAACCAAAGCACGGCGCCGGCAGCAAGGCGAAAGCCAAAGCTGGCGCGAAATCCAAGTCGACCGCGAAATCATCGTCCCGCAGCTTGCCGGTCGTGCAGCCGGACACCATGCCCGATCTGTATCTGGGAGACTATCACGCGGCAAGTTGGACCGAACAGAATCGCTCCGACCGTGCGCGGCTGCGCCTGACGCCGACGCACTACGCCTACCTTCGCATGAGCGAGGGGTGCAACCAGAAGTGCACCTTCTGCACGATTCCGTCGATCCGCGGGCCGATGCACTGCAAGACGCCCGACGAGATCATGGCCGAAGCGCGCGAGCTGATCGACGACGGCGCGCTGGAGTTGAACCTCATCGGGCAGGACACGACCAGCTACGGGCAGGACATCGGCTACGAGCCGGGCCTGTCGGGGCTGCTGCGGACGCTGAACACGCTCGACGGCGTGCGCTGGATTCGCCTGATGTACGCCTATCCCAGCGATTTCACCGACGAGATGATCGACGCCATCGCGCAAAGCGAGAAGATTGCCCCGTACATCGACATCCCGCTGCAACACATCAACGATCGCGTGCTGAAAGCCATGCATCGTCGCGTGACGCGCGCACAAACCGAGACGCTTCTGGCGAAACTGCGCGAGCGCATCCCCGGCGTCGCCATTCGCACAACCTTCATCGCCGGCTTCCCCGGCGAAACCCACGCGGAGTTTCAGGAACTGCAACGGTTCATCGCAGAGTTCGGCTTCGAGGCGGTCGGCGTGTTCCCGTATTCCAGCGAGCCGGGCACCCCGGCGCACAAGATGAAAGGGTCCATCGATCCCGACATCATCGAGGAACGCGTCGGCGCGCTGATGCAGACGCAGCAGGAGGTCGCCTTCCGCCGCAACGCCGCCATGAAGGGCCGCGAGATGCTCGTGATGATCGACGACTTCGGACGCATGGAGGGCCCCGGCTGCATCAGCGTCTACCCCGCGCGGCACGCCGGCCAGGCGCCGGAAGTCGACAGCGTCACGCTCGTCCAGGGCGGCGAATACGATCCCGGCGAGGTCGTCCGCGTCCGCATCACGGGTCACAGGGACTACGACCTGCTCGCGGCCCCGGTCACGATCGGCCTGCCGGTCCTCCACGGATAA